A genomic region of Phenylobacterium parvum contains the following coding sequences:
- the topA gene encoding type I DNA topoisomerase: protein MNLVIVESPAKAKTINKYLGSDYKVLASYGHVRDLPPRDGSVRPDEDFAMSWEVDAKASKRLSEIAEAAKASDRIILATDPDREGEAISWHVLDVLRSKRAVKDKPVERVVFNAITRSAVTEAMKSPRQIDMELVEAYLARRALDYLVGFNLSPVLWRKLPGARSAGRVQSVALRLVVDREIEIERFITREYWTVEADMTSAGAPFIARMSVHEGRKLTKFDLPDADAAEAARRAVETGAFTISAVEKKPAKRSPAPPFTTSTLQQEAARKLGFSAQRTMQAAQKLYEGVDIGGETVGLITYMRTDGVQSAPEALQEARQVISGLFGADYVPESARQYRTKARNAQEAHEAIRPTSLARNPGSLRLEGDLGRLYELIWKRMLASQMESARIERTTVDLSTPDGRTGLRATGQVVLFEGYLKVYEEGRDDPEDEEGGRLPALSQGAAAEVRKAKADQHFTEPPPRYSEASLVRKMEELGIGRPSTYASILSVLRDRSYVRMEKNRFIPEDKGRLVTVFLESYFNRYVEYDFTAALEEKLDQVSAGDLDWKALLREFWVEFQPATAEVLKQPTRDVIEVLNTTLGPFLFPGEGGRTCPKCGTGELSLKPSRFEPFIGCSNYPECRYTRKFGPPSEDGDAPSGDRELGTDPETGLTVFLKSGRFGPFVQLGEGEKPKRASLPKGWSPEAMDLEKGLRLLRLPREIGLHPEDGAVILAGIGRYGPFVQHAGVYANLPGVDEVFEVGVNRAVALLAEKKAGGRGGRGAAAALRELGAHPADGAPVRILSGRFGPYVKHGDVNANIPRGDDPQTLTLEDAVALIAARAAKSPAKTKPAARAKPAAKPKVAAKAKAAPKAKAAPKAKATAAARARPPRKSSPES, encoded by the coding sequence ATGAACCTCGTCATCGTCGAGAGCCCCGCCAAGGCCAAGACCATCAACAAGTACCTGGGGTCGGACTACAAGGTCCTGGCGAGCTACGGCCACGTCCGCGACCTGCCTCCCCGGGATGGCTCGGTGCGTCCGGACGAGGATTTCGCCATGTCCTGGGAGGTCGACGCCAAGGCCTCCAAGCGGCTCTCCGAGATCGCCGAGGCGGCCAAGGCCTCGGACCGCATCATCCTGGCGACCGACCCCGACCGCGAGGGCGAGGCCATTTCCTGGCACGTCCTCGATGTCCTGAGGTCAAAGCGGGCCGTGAAGGACAAGCCGGTCGAGCGGGTGGTCTTCAACGCCATAACCCGGTCGGCGGTGACCGAGGCGATGAAGTCGCCGCGGCAGATCGACATGGAGCTGGTCGAGGCCTACCTGGCCCGCCGGGCCCTGGACTACCTGGTGGGCTTCAACCTCTCTCCAGTGCTCTGGCGCAAGCTGCCGGGCGCCCGCTCGGCCGGACGGGTCCAGTCGGTCGCCCTCCGGCTGGTGGTCGACCGCGAGATCGAGATCGAGCGCTTCATCACCCGCGAGTACTGGACCGTCGAGGCCGACATGACCTCGGCCGGCGCGCCCTTCATCGCCCGTATGTCGGTTCACGAAGGCCGCAAGCTTACCAAGTTCGACCTGCCCGACGCCGATGCGGCCGAGGCCGCGCGCCGGGCGGTGGAAACCGGCGCCTTCACCATCTCGGCTGTGGAGAAGAAACCGGCGAAGCGCTCGCCCGCCCCGCCCTTCACCACCTCGACCCTCCAGCAGGAGGCCGCCCGCAAGCTGGGCTTCTCGGCCCAGCGCACCATGCAGGCCGCGCAGAAGCTCTACGAGGGCGTCGACATCGGCGGAGAGACTGTCGGCCTGATCACCTACATGCGGACCGACGGCGTCCAGTCGGCGCCCGAGGCCCTCCAGGAGGCCCGGCAGGTCATCTCCGGCCTTTTCGGCGCCGACTACGTGCCCGAGTCCGCCCGCCAGTACCGCACCAAGGCGCGCAACGCCCAGGAGGCCCACGAAGCCATCCGCCCCACCAGCCTGGCCCGGAACCCCGGATCCCTGCGTCTTGAGGGCGATCTTGGCCGGCTCTACGAGCTGATCTGGAAGCGGATGCTGGCCTCGCAGATGGAGTCGGCTCGGATCGAGCGCACCACCGTGGACCTGTCGACCCCCGATGGCCGGACTGGCCTGAGGGCGACCGGCCAGGTCGTCCTCTTCGAAGGCTACCTGAAGGTCTACGAGGAAGGCCGGGACGATCCCGAGGACGAGGAAGGCGGCCGGCTTCCGGCCCTCAGCCAGGGCGCCGCCGCCGAGGTGCGCAAGGCCAAGGCTGACCAGCACTTCACCGAACCGCCGCCGCGCTATTCCGAGGCCAGCCTGGTCCGCAAGATGGAAGAGCTCGGCATCGGCCGGCCGTCGACCTACGCCTCGATCCTGTCCGTCCTCCGCGACCGCAGCTATGTCCGGATGGAGAAGAACCGCTTCATCCCCGAGGACAAGGGCCGCCTGGTCACGGTGTTCCTGGAGTCCTACTTCAACCGGTACGTCGAATACGACTTCACCGCGGCCCTCGAGGAAAAGCTCGACCAGGTCTCGGCTGGCGACCTCGACTGGAAGGCCCTGCTCCGCGAATTCTGGGTCGAGTTCCAGCCGGCCACGGCCGAAGTCCTGAAGCAGCCGACGCGGGACGTCATCGAGGTCCTGAACACGACGCTGGGCCCCTTCCTCTTCCCTGGCGAGGGCGGCAGGACCTGCCCCAAGTGCGGGACTGGCGAGCTTTCGCTGAAGCCCAGCCGGTTCGAGCCGTTCATCGGCTGCTCCAACTATCCGGAGTGCCGCTACACCCGGAAGTTCGGGCCGCCGTCGGAGGACGGGGACGCCCCCTCGGGCGACCGCGAACTGGGGACTGATCCCGAGACCGGCCTCACGGTCTTCCTCAAGTCCGGGCGTTTCGGTCCCTTTGTCCAGCTGGGTGAAGGCGAGAAGCCCAAGCGCGCCTCCCTGCCAAAGGGCTGGTCGCCCGAAGCCATGGACCTTGAGAAGGGCCTGCGGCTCCTGCGCCTGCCGCGGGAGATCGGGCTGCATCCCGAGGACGGCGCGGTCATCCTGGCTGGGATCGGGCGCTACGGCCCCTTTGTCCAGCACGCGGGGGTCTACGCCAACCTGCCGGGTGTAGATGAGGTCTTCGAGGTCGGGGTGAACCGCGCCGTGGCCCTCCTGGCCGAGAAGAAGGCTGGCGGGCGCGGCGGCCGGGGGGCTGCGGCGGCTCTTCGGGAACTGGGCGCCCACCCGGCCGATGGTGCGCCGGTGCGCATACTGTCAGGACGTTTCGGGCCGTACGTGAAGCACGGGGACGTCAACGCCAACATCCCCAGGGGCGATGATCCGCAGACCCTGACCCTCGAGGACGCAGTCGCCCTGATAGCCGCCCGCGCCGCCAAGTCGCCGGCCAAGACCAAGCCGGCGGCCCGGGCCAAACCTGCGGCCAAGCCGAAGGTGGCGGCCAAGGCGAAGGCGGCTCCGAAGGCCAAGGCGGCGCCAAAAGCCAAGGCCACCGCAGCGGCCCGCGCCCGGCCCCCGCGGAAGTCCTCACCGGAATCCTGA
- the dprA gene encoding DNA-processing protein DprA: MTDRPAAFRRDWLRLARTSSVGAVTFRELMRRFGDPSLALEALPDLARRAGRVSLLSPFSATQAEDEIAAGEALGAQLLLACDPGFPEPLAALDPQPPLVWVLGDARPLERTCVAVVGARAASALGLRFAGTLAADLGAAGLTVVSGLARGVDGAAHQGSLATGTAAVLAGGVDDVYPPQHADLYRSILDSGGCTVSENPPGRTASAADFPRRNRIIAGLSRAVVVVEAELRSGSLITARLAAEMGREVLAVPGSPLDPRSRGGNDLLRQGAAVCEGAEDVLRALAGLAGLAEPGLEFEPAPPKGAEAAAEAPESARQRLLSLLSPSPAPRDEIVRLSGLSTAEVNAAIAELELAGHVVFTAGGGAALA, encoded by the coding sequence GTGACGGATCGCCCCGCCGCCTTCAGACGGGACTGGCTGCGGCTGGCGCGGACCTCCAGCGTCGGCGCGGTCACCTTCCGGGAACTGATGCGGCGGTTTGGCGACCCCTCCCTGGCCCTGGAGGCCCTGCCCGACCTCGCCAGAAGAGCCGGGCGCGTCAGCCTCCTCTCCCCCTTCTCGGCGACACAGGCCGAGGACGAGATCGCTGCAGGCGAGGCGCTGGGCGCCCAGCTTCTGCTGGCGTGCGACCCTGGTTTTCCCGAACCCCTGGCCGCCCTCGACCCACAGCCCCCCCTGGTCTGGGTGCTCGGGGATGCGCGCCCGCTGGAACGAACCTGTGTCGCCGTCGTCGGCGCGCGCGCCGCCTCCGCCCTGGGACTAAGGTTCGCCGGAACCCTGGCCGCCGACCTTGGCGCAGCGGGCCTGACCGTCGTCTCCGGCCTCGCCCGGGGTGTAGACGGCGCCGCGCACCAGGGCTCGCTGGCGACGGGAACCGCGGCCGTCCTCGCCGGCGGAGTCGACGATGTCTATCCGCCCCAGCACGCCGACCTCTATCGGTCCATCCTCGACTCGGGCGGCTGCACGGTCTCGGAGAACCCTCCGGGGCGGACCGCCTCGGCCGCCGACTTTCCCCGTCGCAACCGGATCATCGCCGGCCTTTCCCGCGCCGTGGTGGTGGTGGAGGCCGAGCTCCGGTCAGGATCGCTGATCACCGCCCGCCTCGCGGCCGAGATGGGCAGGGAGGTCCTGGCCGTGCCTGGATCCCCCCTCGACCCCCGGTCCCGGGGCGGGAACGACCTTTTGCGACAGGGCGCCGCCGTCTGCGAGGGCGCCGAGGATGTGCTTCGGGCCCTGGCCGGCCTCGCGGGTCTTGCCGAGCCCGGCCTGGAGTTCGAGCCCGCCCCGCCCAAAGGCGCGGAGGCGGCGGCGGAGGCCCCGGAGTCGGCCCGGCAGCGGCTCCTCTCCCTCCTGTCGCCATCGCCCGCACCGCGGGATGAAATCGTCCGGCTCTCCGGCCTTTCGACCGCGGAAGTGAACGCCGCCATCGCCGAGCTGGAACTGGCCGGGCATGTCGTTTTCACGGCAGGAGGCGGCGCGGCCCTGGCCTGA
- the plsY gene encoding glycerol-3-phosphate 1-O-acyltransferase PlsY has translation MSNETLIIAAVMVGGYLLGSTPFGVISMRLAGAGDPRNIGSGNIGATNVLRSGRKDLALLTLLGDGGKGALAVLGAVLLTRNAPEATRHMMVALAAGSAFLGHLFPVFLRFRGGKGVSTFFGTLLAAAFPVGAAAAATWLVMALLFRISSLAALTAAALAPLFALLAFHSPHAIVLLTLFMGALIFVRHQDNVRRIVKGEEPRIGGGRKPAEPPSPAP, from the coding sequence ATGTCCAATGAAACGCTCATCATCGCCGCCGTCATGGTCGGAGGTTATCTCCTGGGATCCACGCCCTTCGGCGTGATCAGCATGAGGCTGGCGGGCGCCGGAGATCCCCGAAACATCGGGTCCGGCAATATCGGCGCGACCAATGTCCTGAGGTCCGGGCGCAAGGACCTCGCCCTCCTCACCCTGCTGGGCGACGGGGGAAAGGGCGCCCTGGCCGTCCTGGGCGCCGTCCTCCTGACACGAAACGCCCCGGAGGCCACCCGGCACATGATGGTCGCCCTGGCGGCCGGCTCGGCCTTCCTGGGCCACCTCTTCCCCGTCTTCCTTCGGTTCCGGGGCGGCAAGGGGGTCTCGACCTTCTTCGGCACCCTGCTTGCGGCGGCCTTCCCGGTCGGCGCGGCGGCGGCGGCCACCTGGCTGGTCATGGCCCTCCTGTTCCGCATCTCGTCCCTCGCCGCCCTGACGGCGGCGGCCCTCGCACCCCTCTTCGCCCTGCTCGCCTTCCACTCGCCTCACGCCATCGTGCTCCTGACCCTCTTCATGGGCGCCCTGATCTTCGTCCGTCACCAGGACAACGTCCGGCGCATCGTTAAGGGCGAAGAGCCCAGGATCGGCGGCGGGCGGAAGCCGGCCGAACCTCCTTCCCCGGCCCCGTGA
- the pyrC gene encoding dihydroorotase: MARKVPAVTAGAHRPLAIVNARIIDPASGLDSRGAVRVRDGVIEDRIAGSDPGPVSADLEVIDAGGALLIPGLVDLRAKTGEPGFETRETLRSASEAAAAGGVTTFVVQPDTDPVIDEASVVDFIRRRARDSSLVNILPAGAATQGCAGERMAEIGLMAEAGCVYVTDADRPIVNSKVMRRVLAYAKGFGMLVAHRPSDPWLSEGAAATSGEFAGRMGLPSTPPEAEKIMLERDLALVEMTGARLLVDQVTTACALESLDRGKRRGLPVFASTSINHLAFNEIDIGDYRTFLKFDPPVRGEDDRQAVIEALANGLIDVVVSAHAPAPPEDKRLPFAEAAPGAVGLQTLLPALLAFHHEGRIPLIDLIAAVTVRPANLLGLPCGRISPGAPADLVLCDLDAPLVVDPEALRSRSRNTPFDGRRLQGVVRRTLVAGRTVFEG, translated from the coding sequence ATGGCTCGAAAGGTTCCAGCTGTGACCGCCGGCGCGCATCGTCCCCTGGCCATCGTGAACGCCCGGATCATCGATCCCGCCTCGGGGCTCGACTCCCGCGGCGCCGTCCGCGTCCGCGACGGCGTCATCGAGGACAGGATCGCCGGCTCTGATCCCGGCCCGGTCAGCGCGGACCTGGAGGTCATTGACGCAGGCGGGGCCCTCCTGATCCCCGGTCTGGTCGACCTGCGGGCCAAGACAGGCGAACCCGGCTTCGAGACCCGGGAAACCCTGCGCTCGGCCTCGGAGGCGGCGGCGGCGGGCGGCGTGACGACCTTCGTGGTCCAGCCTGACACCGACCCGGTGATCGACGAGGCCTCGGTGGTGGACTTCATCCGCCGGCGCGCCCGGGATTCCAGCCTGGTGAACATCCTGCCCGCCGGCGCCGCCACCCAGGGCTGTGCTGGCGAGCGCATGGCCGAGATCGGCCTCATGGCCGAGGCCGGCTGCGTTTACGTCACCGATGCCGACCGCCCCATCGTCAACTCCAAGGTCATGCGCCGGGTCCTGGCCTACGCCAAGGGATTTGGCATGCTGGTGGCCCACCGCCCCTCCGATCCCTGGCTGAGCGAGGGCGCGGCCGCGACCTCGGGCGAGTTCGCCGGACGCATGGGGCTGCCCAGCACCCCGCCGGAAGCCGAGAAGATCATGCTCGAGCGCGACCTGGCCCTGGTGGAGATGACCGGCGCCCGGCTTCTGGTCGACCAGGTCACCACGGCCTGCGCCCTCGAATCGCTTGACCGCGGCAAGCGGCGCGGTCTGCCGGTCTTCGCCTCCACCTCGATCAATCACCTGGCCTTCAACGAGATCGACATCGGCGACTACCGAACCTTCCTCAAGTTCGACCCGCCCGTGCGCGGCGAGGACGACCGACAGGCGGTGATCGAGGCGCTGGCGAACGGACTGATCGACGTGGTGGTGTCAGCCCATGCCCCCGCCCCGCCGGAAGACAAGCGCCTGCCCTTCGCAGAAGCGGCCCCCGGCGCGGTGGGACTCCAGACCCTTTTGCCCGCCCTCCTGGCCTTCCATCACGAGGGGCGGATCCCGCTGATCGACCTGATCGCCGCGGTCACGGTGCGGCCAGCGAATCTCCTGGGTCTGCCGTGCGGCCGGATCTCGCCCGGCGCCCCGGCGGACCTGGTGCTGTGCGACCTTGATGCGCCCCTGGTCGTGGACCCGGAGGCCCTGAGGTCGCGCTCGCGCAACACCCCCTTCGACGGCCGCCGCCTGCAGGGCGTGGTCCGGCGAACCCTCGTCGCCGGACGGACGGTCTTCGAGGGCTGA
- a CDS encoding TIGR00730 family Rossman fold protein has product MRAVCVFCGSSPGFRPIYVEAAAQTGRILAETGLAMVYGGSKVGLMGAAADGAIAAGGEVFGVLPRALARKELEHEGLTRLEIVETMHQRKARMAELSDAFIALPGGAGTLEEVFEIWTWGQLAIHAKPAAFLNVDGYYDPLRAFLDHAVGEGFLREAHRDMLIFGDDPARLLEQLAAYTAPAQEKWLERFQL; this is encoded by the coding sequence ATGCGGGCGGTCTGCGTCTTCTGCGGCTCCAGCCCTGGCTTCCGGCCCATCTACGTCGAAGCCGCGGCGCAGACCGGGCGCATCCTGGCCGAGACGGGGCTGGCCATGGTCTATGGCGGCTCCAAGGTCGGCCTGATGGGCGCCGCAGCAGATGGCGCCATCGCCGCCGGAGGCGAGGTTTTCGGCGTCCTGCCCCGGGCGCTGGCCCGCAAGGAGCTGGAACACGAAGGCCTGACCCGCCTCGAGATCGTCGAGACCATGCACCAGCGCAAGGCGCGCATGGCGGAGTTGTCCGACGCCTTCATCGCCCTGCCCGGCGGCGCCGGCACCCTGGAGGAGGTCTTCGAGATCTGGACCTGGGGCCAGCTGGCCATTCACGCCAAGCCGGCGGCCTTCCTGAATGTCGACGGCTACTATGATCCCCTCCGCGCCTTCCTCGATCACGCCGTGGGCGAAGGCTTCCTGCGGGAGGCGCACCGGGACATGCTGATCTTCGGAGACGACCCGGCCCGGCTACTGGAGCAACTGGCCGCCTACACCGCGCCGGCCCAGGAGAAATGGCTCGAAAGGTTCCAGCTGTGA